From the Oncorhynchus clarkii lewisi isolate Uvic-CL-2024 unplaced genomic scaffold, UVic_Ocla_1.0 unplaced_contig_7256_pilon_pilon, whole genome shotgun sequence genome, the window acaggtgtgtgcctttccaaatcatgtccaatcaattgaatttaccacaggtggacgacaatcaagttgtagaaacatctcaaggatgatcaatggaaaccagaTGTACCTGAGCTCCATTTTGAGTCTCCCAAAAATCTGAGTACTTATTGAaataagatatatatttttttatttgtaataaatgtgtaaaaaccttttttcactttgttattatggggtattgtgtgtagattgtaggATATTTCAATTTAATTcatttaaggctgtaacgtaacaaaatgtggaaaaagggaaggggtctgaatactttccgaatgctctgtacatTTCAATGGTGTTTAACACAGTAACCAAAGAACTGATCTAATTTCCGTATTCATACTGACTTTGCAGCAAACAGAATGTTTCCCATAATCGTTTGCTGGAAGGTCACAATTTGCAGCAAATTTACCGCAACAGTTTGCCACTAAACTTATTTGCATGTATATAATATGAAAGTATGAAGTTGTCGCAAATTTACGGCAAATTGTCCAAAGGTTTGCCACAACTGCTTTCCAGAAGCCAGTGTTTTTGGTAAAGGAAATCAAACAGTGGGAAGGGTTACTAAACAGTACATTCTAAATAGTGTGTAGTATGACCAGTACACAGTGTGTAGTATGACCAGTACACAGTGTGTAGTATGACCAGTACACAGTGTGTAGTATGACCAGTACACAGTGTGTAGTATGACCAGTACACAGTGTGTAGTATGACCAGTACACAGTGTGTAGTATGACCAGTACACAGTGTGTAGTATGGCCAGTACACAGTGTGTAGTATGACCAGTACACAGTGTGTAGTATGACCAGTACACAGTGTGTAGTATGACCAGTACACAGTGTGTAGTATGGCCAGTACACAGTGTGTAGTATGACCAGTACACAGTGTGTAGTATGGCCAGTACACAGTGTGTAGTATGACCAGTACACAGTGTGTAGTATGGCCAGTACACAGTGTGTAGTATGGCCAGTACACAGTGTGTAGTATGACCAGTACACAGTGTGTAGTATGATCAGTACACAGTGTGTAGTATGGCCAGTACACAGTGTGTAGTATGGCCAGTACACAGTGTGTAGTATGGCCAGTACACAGTGTGTAGTATGGCCAGTACACAGTGTGTAGTATGGCCAGTACACAGTGTGTAGTATGGCCAGTACACAGTGTGTAGTATGACCAGTACACAGTGTGTAGTATGACCAGTACACAGTGTGTAGTATGGCCAGTACACAGTGTGTAGTATGGCCAGTACACAGTGTGTAGTATGGCCAGTACACAGTGTGTAGTATGACCAGTACACAGTGTGTAGTATGGCCAGTGTGTAGTTTCAGTAAGTACACAGTGTGTAGTTTCAGTAAGTACACAGTGTGTAGTTTTAGTAAGTACACAGTGTGTAGTTTCAGTAAGTAGTCTAGTAGGCAGAACACGACCAGAGAGTCACGCCCTCTGCTGACTAAGTAGTGCTGGAGATGGTGACCAGCAACAGTTACACAACCAACGTGTTGTTACTAGGTCGACGccgcaacgtgtgtgtgtgtgtgtgtgtgtgtgtgtgtgtgtgtgtgtgtgtgtgtggacacagaGTCAGAACAAGCTCCACAGTACATGGGTTGACAGGTTCAGGCAGATCTGCTTCAGATCTAAAGACATGACATGTGTGATCACTAAACAGAATGTCTTTACAATTCCTCACATACTCACATGGTGCTCAAACCATCCTTCAAACAACATCATGATTTAGCAGGTCATAGCAGGTCATAGCAGGTCATAGCAGGTCATAGCAGGTCATAGCAGGTCATAGCAGGTCAATATTTATATTTCTTAAGTTCTTTCACACAGAGTCTACAACTTCTAGACATTTACAGTCAAATTTAAATACAACTTTTTAGATTTTCAACATTGCAGAACCAATTTTAAAGACTATAAATTATTGGCACCCCCGTAACTAATACACTGCCTTTGGCCAAGATTACCGGAGACAAACGTTTCTTGTAGCCATTTAGCTTGCTCTACTTTTCCACTGACAATTTGGCTCACAATTTGGCTGACAATTTGGCTGACAATTTGGCTGACAATTTGGCTCACAATTTGGCTCACAATTTGGCTCACTTAAATTCTTCCCATGTTTGAGGCGTGTGCCCATCAGCCACTGCTGTTTTTAGTTCTCGCCATACGTTTCGGATGTTATTCAGATCTGGACTCTGTGCACAACAGTCCAGCCTGTCTTCTTGAACAGTTCCCGAGTGCTTTTcgacgtgtgtgtgttttaggggTTGTATTTAAACAGTGGAGGTTGAACATGAGTATTGGAAAATGAGCTCACCTGTAGTTGTCCTTAGTCAAACAGATTTCAGAACGCAGCCAGGATACCGTCGGTAGCCTTGAACCCTTTAGAAACAGGTATTTCAAAGTCCTTGATGGCTGATCCCACAGACAGAATTCAAGTCATAAAATACTTCTATAGTCTTATTCTTTGGAACAGAGGTCTATAGGCTCTCTGGGGAGGTGTTGCTGCTTCACAGACCGGTACTGTTGATGGTCAGTTGCATAGGTCAGGTGGTAAATAAGGACTATGGGTTGTCTGTCTGGCAAAGGTTCTCAGGTGGAAGGTCGCTGTTTGGATGGGCAGTTGGTCAGGTTTCCTGGTCGCTGTGTTTCTTGACAGGTGGGCGTGTCCAGGTCCTGCGGGTGGCAGGGCTCTTCCTGGTGCAAGGGGTGGGTGTGGCCTGGGTCATGTGGACACAGCGGTGGGCGTGTCCGTCACAGCGTGTGCAGTGACAGCGACGGGACTCTGGGTAGTAGAGCACGTTGTTGACGTGCAGCGGGCAGCCTGGCACGCGGGCAGGATGGTAGACCAGGGAGTGGGGCATGCAGCCACGCTGGATCAGGTAACTCTTACCCACACGCCCCTTCACGTTGGTGTCCTGACACAGAAGGGGTCAAAGGTTAGAGATCAGGGAAAAGGGGTCAAGAGAGAGACTCATCTCTCAGCAAATCTCACTCTGCTCTCACCCACAGGTCCTGTTTAAATACTTtgataggaaggaaggaagaaatggaaatggaaggaaggaagaaatgGAAGGAATGAGAAATGAAAAATGGAAGGAATGAGAAATTaaggaatgaatgaatgaatgaatgagatAAATTAAGGTATGAAGGTATGAATGAATATTAAGGTGTCTAACCTGTGTGTGGCAGAAGCCACTGCAGATGGTGGTGTTGACGGCGATACACTGAGAACAACCTCTCTTCTCTATGAGCAGCGTGTAGTTTTccatcatacacacactcacacctccaCCCAGCCACACAAACAGCAGCACCCACGTCAACGCATACATACTGGGACACAACACCTTACACGTACGCTAGAAGATAATTTAGTTGTACCGTGTCTCTCCAATATGATTTGACTATaacatctttctctctttctctttctttctttttctctctctctctctctctctctttttctctctttttctctctctctctctctctctctttttctctctctctctctctctttctgtctctttgtctctctttctctctctctctttctctgcagtgATGGGGAACTCTCTTCTCTCCTATTTCTGTTCCAGCGTTTGTTTGCTCTCTCCTCTGTGGATCTCAAGTCAGTGGATAATCTTTGAGTGGTGCTGTTAGGGTCCTGAGAGGGTCTTGTAGTGTCTGGTAGGGTCCAGATAGGCTCTGATAGGCTCTGGTTGGGGCcggtccctccctcctcttaaTCCTCCTGAATCCACCTTGATCTTCTGGGTGTGTTATCAGCCCCAACAGACAGCCGGAAGGGTCTGCTTCTCTCACTGCCCTCCCAGACACAACCACCTGTCCTGCACACAGACAACGTGCTCAcacggtgtgtgtttgtgcatgcgtgtACGAGTGTGTGCCAGGGGTCGACATAACCTCAGGGATTGCGGTTGTGTGATGGGGGGGTGTTGTTAGGTAAGGACTCAGCAGTGTGATGGGGGTGTTGTTAGGTAAGGACTCAGCAGTGTGATGGGGGGTATTGTTAGGTAAGGACTCAGCAGTGTGATGGGGGGTGTGTTAGGTAAGGACTCAGCAGTGTGATGGGGATGTGTTGTTAGGTAAAGACTCAGCAGTGTGATGGGGGTGTTGTTAGGTAAGGACTCAGCAGTGTGATGGGGGGTATTGTTAGGTAAGGACTCAGCAGTGTGATGGGGGGTGTGTTAGGTAAGGACTCAGCAGTGTGATGGGGGGGTGTGTTGTTAGGTAAGGACTCAGCAGTGTGATGGGGGGGGGTATTGTTAGGTAAGGACTCAGcagtgtgatgggggggggggggtgttaggtAAGGACTCAGCAGTGTGATGGGGGGGTGTAAGTGACTCAGCAGTGTGGGGGTGTTGTTAGGTAAGGACTCAGCAGTGTGATGGGGGGTGTTGTTAGGTAAGGACTCAGCAGTGTGATGGGGGGGTGTTGTTAGGTAAGGACTCAGCAGTGTGATGGGGGTGTTGTAAGGTAAGGACTCAGCAGTGTGATGGGGGGTGTTAGGTAATGACTCAGCAGTGTGATGGGGGGTGTTAGGTAAGGACTCAGCAGTGTGATGGGGGGGTGTTAGGTAAGGACTCAGCAGTGTGATAGGGGTGTTGTTAGGTAAGGACTCAGCAGTGTGATGGGGGGTGTTGTTAGGTAAGGACTCAGCAGTGTGATGGGGGAGTGTTGTTAGGTAAGGACTCAGCAGTGTGATGGGGGTGTTGTAAGGTAAGGACTCAGCAGTGTGATGGGGGGTGTTAGGTAATGACTCAGCAGTGTGATGGGGGGTGTTAGGTAAGGACTCAGCAGTGTGATGGGGGTGTTGTTAGGTAAGGACTCAGCAGTGTGATGGGGGTGTTGTTAGGTAAGGACTCAGCAGTGTGATGGGGGGGTGTTGTTAGGTAAGGACTCAGCAGTGTGATGGGGGGTGTTAGGTAAGGACTCAGCAGTGTGATGGGGGGGTGTTAGGTAAGGACTCAGCAGTGTGATGGGGGGTGTTGTTAGATAAGGACTCAGCCGTGTGATGGGGGTGTTGTTAGGTAAGGACTCAGCAGTGTGATGAGGGTGGTGTTAGGTAAGGACTCAGcagtgtgatgggggggggggtgttgtaaGGTAAGGACTCAGCAGTGTGATGGGGGGGTGTTGTTAGGTAAGGACTCAGCAGTGTGATGGGGGTGTTGTTAGGTAAGGACTCAGCAGTGTGATGGGGGGTGTTGTTAGGTAAGGACTCAGCAGTGTGATGGGGGGTGTTGTTAGGTAAGGACTCAGCAGTGTGACGGGGGTGGTGTTAGGTAAGGACTCAGCAGTGTGATGGGGGGGTGGTGTTAGGTAAGGACTCAGCAGTGTGATGGGGGTGTTGTTAGGTAAGGACTCAGCAGTGTGATCGGGGTGGTGTTAGGTAAGGACTCAGCAGTGTGATGGGGGTGGTGTTGGGTAAGGACTCAGCAGTGTGATGGGGTGTGTTAGGTAAGGACTCAGCAGTGTGATGGGGGTGGTGTTTGGTAAGGAGTCAGCAGTGTGATGGGGGTGTTGTTAGGTAAGGACTCAGcagtgtgatggtggtgttgttAGGTAAGGACTCAGCAGTGTGATGGGGGGTGTTAGGTAACGACTCAGCAGTGTGATGGGGGTGGCGTTGTTGTTAGGTAAGGACTCAGcagtgtgatggggggggggCGTTGTTGTTAGGTAAGGACTCAGCAGTGTGATGGGGGGTTGTTGTTTGGTAAGGAcagtgtgatggggggggggacacGCTTTATTGTACAACcatcaccacaacaacaacaacagcctttATCGATGTCAGATTGGATTCCAACTCTGTTAAAATATACAGCCACGTGTTAGTTATACAACTAGCCTTATACAATGGATAGTCTTCCTTCTACTGGTTCCTTcttgtacaactgaccaggttACTTAACTGTTCAGAAGGCTTCAATATGTAGGACGGATAACCAGTATTTTGAAATGAGATCACAACATGaacatgtacagtacactgtgtgtgtgtgtgtctgtgtttttatttcacctttatttaaccaggtagaacagaagacaacaagttctcatttacaactgcgacctggccaagaacaaagcaaagcagtgagacacaaacaacaacacagagttacacataaacaaacaaagaacacaatagaaaaatctatgttcCGTGTGTGCAAATGACGAGTAGggatgtaaggcaataaataggccacagaggcgaaataattacaatttagcattaacactgaagtgatgGAAGTGATAGAagtgcagatgatgatgtcaaagtagagatactggggtgcaaaagagcaagaggataaataacaatatggggatgaggtagttgggtgggctgtttacagatgggctatgtacaggtacagtgatcggtaagctactctgacagctgatgcttaaagttagagagggagatataagaccccagcttcagtgattttttttttttgcaattctttccagtcattggcagcagagaactggaaggaaaggtgaccaAAGGAAGTtttttggctttggggatgaccagtgaaatatacctgctggagtgcgtgctacaggtgggtgttgttatggtgaccagtgagttaaggcggggctttacctagcaaagacttatagatgacctggcgccagtgggtttggcgacgaatatgtagtgagggccagccaacgagagcatacaggtcgcagtggtgggtagtatatggggcttcggtgacaaaacggatggcactgtgatagactgcatccaatttgctgagtagagtgttgggggctattttgtaaatgacatcgccgaagtcaaggatcggtaggatagtcagttttacaagggtatgtttggcagcatgagtgaaggaggctttgttgcgaaataggaagccgattctagatttaattttgattggagatgcttaatgtgagtctggaaggagagtttacagtctaaccagacacctaggtatttgtagttgtccacatattctaagtcagaaccgtccagagtagtgatgctagttgggcgggagGATGCGGGCAGGaaacggttgaagagcatgcacttagttttactagcatttagaggccactgaaggagtgttgtatggcattgaagctcgcctggaggttagttaacacagtgtccaaagaagggccagaagtatacagaatggtgtcgtctgcgtagaggtggatcagagactcaccagcagcaagagcgacatcattaatgtatacagagaaaagagtcggcctgagaattgaaccctgtggcacccccatagagactgccagaggtccggacaacatgccctccgattggacacactgaactctatcagagaagtaattggtgaaccaggcgaggtgaTTGACTGAGTCGAAacccttggccaggtcgatgaagacggctgcacagtattgttgtttatcgatggcggttatgatatcgtttaggaccttgagcgtggctgaggttcacccgtgaccagctctgaaaccagattgcatagtggagaaggtacggtgggattctaaatggtcggtgatctgtttgttaacttgactttcTAAGGTTTTAGAaagacagggcaggatggatataggtctataactgtttgggtctagaggcagggcagggcaggatggatatggttctataacagtttgggtctagaggcagggcaggatggatatggttctataacag encodes:
- the LOC139395954 gene encoding thyrotropin subunit beta-like, with translation MYALTWVLLFVWLGGGVSVCMMENYTLLIEKRGCSQCIAVNTTICSGFCHTQDTNVKGRVGKSYLIQRGCMPHSLVYHPARVPGCPLHVNNVLYYPESRRCHCTRCDGHAHRCVHMTQATPTPCTRKSPATRRTWTRPPVKKHSDQET